A part of Liolophura sinensis isolate JHLJ2023 chromosome 1, CUHK_Ljap_v2, whole genome shotgun sequence genomic DNA contains:
- the LOC135482034 gene encoding uncharacterized protein LOC135482034 — MASGQVRTPNTLMTLEADDNTGSLLSTGVVERSQSSQEMVYRPSSRQSIGSRVGRLDSGLSQRTPTPTKQVFLTTVRRKDGVETEERPDSGFSQASRRLNGFYGDVQSVTSKLNKPHPEEVKQVANRGDHSGRTHTARCNADGYPLCSNKNNSGPADSDLPPTELDQNKPRDELKSHRSDQVNPDDDADDKEEEDSDDDDDEDGDEREDRNKAPSQLLMEFLGCLMEKDYKNAEKLCKMILLYEPEHPEALKFQPLIQEKLQQEEDNNSEGESDEDDDEDEHDDDDSNSEHSDSEDSSSEEDEEDQSN; from the exons ATGGCTAGTGGACAAGTGAGGACACCAAACACGTTGATGACGTTAGAAGCAGATGACAACACTGGCAGTCTTTTGTCAACAG gTGTGGTAGAGCGCTCACAGAGTAGTCAGGAGATGGTTTACAGACCATCATCGAG GCAATCGATAGGCAGCCGAGTTGGCAGGTTAGATTCAGGTTTGTCACAAAGAACTCCAACCCCTACCAAACAAGTCTTCCTCACAACAGTGCGGCGCAAGGATGGCGT AGAGACTGAGGAGAGACCAGATAGCGGGTTCAGTCAGGCTTCCAGGAG GCTTAATGGTTTCTATGGAGATGTTCAGTCTGTGACGTCAAAACTCAACAAGCCACACCCGGAAGAAGTGAAACAAGTCGCAAACAGGGGAGACCACTCTGGCAGAACTCACACTGCAAGATGCAATGCAGACGGTTACCCCCTGTGTTCAAACA AGAATAATTCCGGACCAGCTGACTCTGATCTTCCACCTACTGAACTGGATCAAAACAAACCAAG AGATGAGCTCAAAAGTCACAGAAGTGATCAGGTGAACCCTGATGATGATGCTGATGATAAAGAAGAGGAAGACagcgatgatgatgatgatgaagatggTGATGAGAGGGAGGATAGAAATAAGGCCCCAAGTCAGTTACTAATGGAG tttttgggATGCTTGATGGAAAAAGACTACAAAAATGCTGAGAAACTGTGCAAAATGA TCTTACTGTATGAGCCGGAACACCCAGAAGCTTTAAAGTTCCAGCCACTTATACAAGAAAAACTTCAGCAAG AAGAAGATAATAATAGTGAGGGTGAATctgatgaagatgatgatgaagatgaaCATGACGATGATGATAGCAACAG tgaGCATTCTGACTCTGAGGATTCATCCAGTGAGGAGGATGAAGAAGATCAGTCtaattga
- the LOC135461392 gene encoding uncharacterized protein LOC135461392 isoform X1, with protein sequence MCRHYCQQQLIDIRLRAEEIESTVKMRKTGMSKARFYDRLHKVTVSGLMGLTLVGCSLLVYRFYRYFTVVRPRQLEQKRLLAEEGMTQEQLEREAELLRRQREAETLKS encoded by the exons ATGTGCAGACATTACTGTCAACAGCAGCTGATTGATATAAGGCTGAGGGCAGAGGAAATCGAAAGT ACTGTGAAGATGAGGAAGACCGGCATGTCCAAGGCTCGCTTCTATGACCGCCTCCACAAAGTGACTGTCTCTGGACTGATGGGGTTAACCCTGGTTGGCTGCTCTCTGTTGGTCTATAGGttttacagatattttacag TGGTGAGACCACGTCAGTTAGAGCAGAAACGGCTGTTGGCAGAGGAAGGGATGACACAAGAGCAGTTAGAGAGAGAAGCCGAGTTACTGAGGAGACAGAGAGAGGCAGAAACTCTTAAATCTTAG
- the LOC135461392 gene encoding uncharacterized protein LOC135461392 isoform X2: MRKTGMSKARFYDRLHKVTVSGLMGLTLVGCSLLVYRFYRYFTVVRPRQLEQKRLLAEEGMTQEQLEREAELLRRQREAETLKS, from the exons ATGAGGAAGACCGGCATGTCCAAGGCTCGCTTCTATGACCGCCTCCACAAAGTGACTGTCTCTGGACTGATGGGGTTAACCCTGGTTGGCTGCTCTCTGTTGGTCTATAGGttttacagatattttacag TGGTGAGACCACGTCAGTTAGAGCAGAAACGGCTGTTGGCAGAGGAAGGGATGACACAAGAGCAGTTAGAGAGAGAAGCCGAGTTACTGAGGAGACAGAGAGAGGCAGAAACTCTTAAATCTTAG